One Polypterus senegalus isolate Bchr_013 chromosome 10, ASM1683550v1, whole genome shotgun sequence DNA segment encodes these proteins:
- the pcdh20 gene encoding protocadherin-20, translating to MDRRESVRGQRATLLQYMTMLLLSLMTSAESLAEVTLSVHEEQDAGIFIGNIEQHVFIEVNDGETLTYELLNNSEYVTLDEETGYLYTTKHRIDRENICPIDNLMNECMLELDVIVKPDEYFKMIKVNIIIEDINDNAPYFPEENIVLFIPENSPVFGAPFGTDNTAIDKDFGINANLSYHLENDNGFFSVKKEGSLLLVTVKKQLDRETQDIHEMKLIAMDAGSPPLSGTATLIVHIEDANDNCPTFAPSDSILVKLPENEPPGNVVARVQATDADLGSNAEISYSYSPRVSETSKKLFHLDSSTGIITLLEGINKETPLEHKLTVYANGELCPPATAVVTVVISQIFIGQPVIGISYIASQDNDGIVLKENEPEKTAVAIFEVNNSKNIPYVLYIEGDVPFILKPYDDKYLLMTSKPLDFELEKYYDVFIVANDSTRPGVQHKKFLKVKVTDVNDNPPQFTQDVFEFFIEENNKADASLGKVSATDEDSDENGLVLYHLGPEALQVFCINEETGDLTVRTVLDREKMEMHKIEVFGVDQGNPSLSTSTTVTIHVLDQNDNHPHFITSEFSFFIPENFPLLGEIGIINASDADTGLNGQIIISIVNSSNVFVMDNVRGVLRCSADIDREKEDLYEIWLTAKDSGTPALSSTAKVTIFVLDINDNAPKVLVPKNNLSCLPVPVTAKPGSTLAGIYAVDIDSGMNAVMNYRIIGAENQHTFSLFQIDPSTGNISLQEQIAIDNYGMHCLLIEISDSGLPKPLQSTVWVNLYINKSSGPCELQAEPNLTISGPFIEIQGRCGNQFSEIHCSQLTFIIGLSMMMASTMFCFVGTCMFINARRTNKKNYRTQNCEDSDIPLKLNQNFNTKDWTTIQ from the exons ATGGATAGACGGGAGTCAGTAAGAGGACAGCGGGCGACACTGCTTCAG TACATGACCATGCTTTTGTTGAGCCTCATGACCTCCGCTGAGTCTCTTGCAGAAGTCACTCTCAGTGTGCACGAGGAGCAGGATGCAGGCATTTTCATTGGGAACATTGAACAGCATGTCTTCATAGAGGTTAATGATGGAGAAACCTTAACTTACGAACTCCTCAATAACAGTGAATATGTGACTCTTGATGAGGAAACAGGATACCTGTACACGACCAAACACAGAATTGATAGAGAAAATATTTGCCCAATAGACAACTTAATGAATGAATGCATGCTGGAACTTGATGTGATTGTAAAACCTGacgaatattttaaaatgattaaggtTAATATCATCATAGAAGACATCAATGATAATGCTCCATATTTTCCAGAGGAAAATATTGTCCTCTTCATACCAGAGAATAGTCCTGTATTTGGAGCACCTTTTGGAACAGACAACACTGCCATTGATAAAGATTTTGGGATTAATGCTAACTTAAGCTACCATCTTGAAAATGATAATGGTTTCTTCAGCGTCAAAAAAGAAGGCTCCTTACTTCTAGTAACAGTGAAAAAACAGCTTGACCGGGAAACTCAAGACATACATGAGATGAAACTGATTGCAATGGACGCTGGGAGCCCACCCTTGTCTGGAACGGCCACCTTAATCGTTCACATAGAAGATGCCAATGACAATTGCCCAACTTTTGCCCCCTCAGATTCAATTCTAGTCAAACTTCCAGAGAACGAACCTCCTGGCAATGTAGTGGCACGGGTTCAGGCAACAGATGCTGATCTTGGATCAAATGCTGAGATAAGCTATTCATACAGCCCCAGAGTCTCTGAAACATCTAAGAAATTGTTTCATTTGGATTCCTCAACTGGTATTATCACTTTATTGGAGGGCATAAATAAAGAGACACCTCTTGAGCATAAACTAACTGTTTACGCAAATGGGGAACTGTGTCCTCCTGCCACTGCTGTTGTAACAGTGGTTATATCTCAGATATTTATCGGGCAGCCAGTGATAGGTATTAGCTACATAGCAAGTCAAGATAACGACGGTATTGTTTTAAAAGAGAATGAACCTGAGAAAACTGCAGTTGCCATTTTTGAAGTTAACAATTCGAAGAACATTCCATATGTTTTGTACATTGAAGGGGAtgtgccttttattttaaaaccctaTGATGATAAATATTTACTGATGACATCAAAACCTTTGGACTTTGAACTTGAAAAATATTATGATGTGTTTATAGTGGCCAATGATTCCACAAGGCCCGGTGTGCAACACAAGAAGTTTTTAAAGGTTAAAGTGACTGATGTTAATGACAATCCACCACAGTTCACTCAAGACGTGTTCGAATTTTTCATTGAAGAGAACAACAAAGCAGATGCGAGTCTGGGAAAGGTGTCAGCAACAGATGAAGACAGTGATGAAAATGGACTTGTCCTTTATCATTTGGGGCCCGAAGCATTACAAGTATTTTGCATTAATGAGGAAACTGGCGACCTAACAGTGCGGACAGTGCTTGATAGAGAAAAGATGGAGATGCACAAGATAGAAGTGTTTGGAGTTGATCAGGGCAATCCATCGCTAAGCACAAGCACTACAGTGACAATACATGTCTTGGATCAAAATGACAACCACCCGCATTTCATTACCAGTGAGTTCTCATTTTTTATTCcagaaaactttcctcttcttgGTGAAATAGGAATAATTAATGCGTCTGATGCCGACACCGGACTGAACGGCCAAATCATTATCTCTATTGTAAatagcagcaatgtttttgtgatGGACAATGTAAGAGGGGTGTTGCGTTGTTCAGCTGACATAGACCGAGAAAAAGAAGACCTTTATGAAATATGGCTAACAGCAAAGGACAGCGGAACCCCTGCTTTATCTTCGACTGCAAAGGTCACGATATTTGTACTAGACATCAATGACAATGCTCCCAAAGTACTTGTTCCGAAAAATAACTTGTCCTGTCTGCCGGTACCAGTTACAGCTAAGCCTGGGTCTACGTTGGCTGGGATTTATGCAGTTGATATAGACAGTGGAATGAACGCAGTGATGAATTATAGGATTATTGGAGCAGAGAATCAACACACATTTAGTCTGTTTCAGATCGATCCCTCAACTGGAAACatttctcttcaggagcagattGCTATCGATAATTATGGCATGCACTGTTTGCTTATTGAAATTTCAGACAGTGGATTACCCAAACCTCTGCAGTCAACGGTCTGGGTCaatctttacataaataaatcttCAGGTCCTTGCGAATTGCAGGCTGAACCAAATCTCACAATATCAGGACCATTCATAGAAATTCAAGGACGATGTGGCAATCAGTTTTCGGAAATCCACTGTTCTCAGTTAACATTCATCATTGGCCTGTCAATGATGATGGCTTCGACCATGTTTTGTTTTGTCGGAACCTGCATGTTTATAAATGCAAGGAGaactaataaaaagaattatCGTACGCAGAATTGTGAAGACAGTGACATCCCATTAAAGCTTAATCAAAACTTTAACACCAAAGACTGgaccacaatacaataa